CGTGATCGTGATCGTCGCCTCCAAGGGCGGAGAAGACACCCACCCAGCCTGGTTTCTCAACCTGAGGGAGAACCCGCAGGTCGTCGTCACCACGAGGGACTCCCACGAACGCCAGATGGTCGCCCAGGTCGCGTCGCCCGAGAGCCGGGACCGGCTGTGGCCGATCGTGACCGGGAAGCACACCAACTACGCCGGCTACCAGGAGAAGACGGATCGCGAGATCCCCCTGGTGCTGCTCCAACCAGCGGACTGAGATCAGAGGCTTCGAGTTGAGCCCTCATGCCGGGAGACGGCCCCATCCGGCATCGTCTCCTGGAAGAAGCCCCGGAGGTGGTCACAGTGCCCTTAAGTGAGCCAGCCGCACTGGACGACCGGTCACTGGGCTGGCTCCGCTACCTCCACCGCAAAGCCACCACTGCGGATGACTGGGACCGCGAGGGGCGCCCTCACCCCCACTGGGACAACATCACCGGTGCGCCGATGCTGTCTTGGCACCGCTTCGACCTGATCGACTCGAGTTACGCAGTGGCGTTGATGGCCGATCGCACACCCGCTTGGCGCGAGGTCTACTCCGAGATCCTGGACCAACTGGTTACCCGCCACACGTCGTGGTGGGCAGCGTCGGATTGGCTGACCCAATTTGGCTCCGATCCCGACCGGGCGAACTACCCCGAGGCTTGGCGCTCGATCATCCCTGCCAATGCCTGGGGCGAATATGACGTCCCGGGTTGGACGGCAAACGGGATCGAGCCCTACGGGGTGCAAATGGACCCCATAGCGGCGGACGGCATGCTGTTTTTCAAGGGGTTTTTCGGCCTCCTACTTGGATTACACCGCTACGTCTCCAACGACGAGCAATGGAACCAACCATTCGAGATGATCCGGGACGGAGAGCACTCATTCACTTGGACCTACTCGGAGATCTCCGCCCATCTGGCCAACCAGTGGCGGAACCGCCCAATTGGCGTGCACTGCGAAAACACCAAAATCTGGCCCTATTGACTGAGCGGCGCTGGCCTCGGTCTGAGGCTGCACGACCGGCTCCACGGAACTGATCACCACGGCGCCTTCGATCAGTGGTGGGAGTACGCCACCGATAACTACATCACCTGGCAAGACGGCCGACCAGT
This genomic window from Acidimicrobiales bacterium contains:
- a CDS encoding nitroreductase family deazaflavin-dependent oxidoreductase, with product MPSDSQLRTMNRLHRGLLKVSGGRFGWTAANMPVLELTTVGRKSGKPRSVMLTSPHRDGDVIVIVASKGGEDTHPAWFLNLRENPQVVVTTRDSHERQMVAQVASPESRDRLWPIVTGKHTNYAGYQEKTDREIPLVLLQPAD